One part of the Magallana gigas chromosome 5, xbMagGiga1.1, whole genome shotgun sequence genome encodes these proteins:
- the LOC105342017 gene encoding vesicular glutamate transporter 2: protein MLTSQETASPDNSSTADDSSRDSPEKRGQGRTSDGDPLKESQVKGDESDMSDASSNGCCSCPYIPRRYIVVFLSTLGMMVVYCMRTNVGVTMITILDEEAHMKVGTPEAKWNLPTVEWDTKMAELLHSLFYIGFFLSQLPAGYLTSRWACNKAFGACILFSASLNVLLPVSIEHLGYTTSCVIRFLQGAGEGFLYPASYGVLRHWTTTNERGRLVAAVLTGTYAGAIVGFPMSGLITHYISWEYVYYVSSGLCIMWYFAWLCFVFEKPSHDPSISQSEYEYIIKNQGKQNIEYENLKVPYRHILTSLPVISLCLCHFARNWVIILLLTNEPYYLSMFGFSVAENGIYSSIPHVMLVLCTFTSGYIADYLHLNPQYSTTFIRKLLTGFGFISQSACFLLLTFLQTGTPVLVVLSMAMGFFGLSVSGWQVNYYDLSSRYANILVSISSCFAALAGVITPIVAGEFLSPNNITGWNGTFYITSAIVLFSALVFVLFGSGEEQPWANPPENIVLIQKVDPLARKPYTVENSQKKPNEPKKDKISLDPTPEQINKVVHRMSTAANKD, encoded by the exons ATGTTGACGTCACAGGAAACCGCGTCTCCGGACAACAGTTCGACGGCAGACGACAGTAGCCGGGACAGCCCTGAGAAGAGAGGTCAAGGACGGACGAGTGATGGTGACCCCCTAAAGGAAAGTCAAGTCAAGGGTGATGAGTCCGACATGTCGGACGCCAGTTCTAACGGCTGCTGTTCTTGTCCGTACATCCCAAGGAGGTACATTGTGGTGTTCCTGTCGACGCTTGGAATGATGGTTGTGTATTGTATGAGAACAAACGTTGGAGTGACCATGATAACCATTCTGGATGAAGAGGCCCATATGAAAGTTGGGACACCAGAAGCCAAATGGAAT CTGCCGACAGTGGAATGGGACACAAAAATGGCGGAACTCCTGCACAGTTTGTTCTACATCGGTTTCTTCCTGTCCCAGCTTCCGGCAGGTTATCTCACCTCTAGGTGGGCATGCAATAA AGCATTTGGAGCGTGTATCCTCTTCTCCGCCAGTCTAAACGTTCTCCTACCGGTCAGCATTGAACACCTGGGCTACACAACTAGCTGTGTCATCAGATTTCTCCAGGGGGCGGGGGAg GGTTTCCTGTACCCCGCCTCTTACGGCGTGTTACGTCACTGGACAACAACCAATGAACGTGGGCGTCTTGTAGCAGCCGTTCTTACAG GGACCTATGCAGGCGCCATTGTTGGTTTCCCTATGAGTGGGTTGATAACACACTACATCTCCTGGGAGTATGTCTACTATGTCTCCA GTGGACTTTGCATTATGTGGTATTTTGCATGgctgtgttttgtttttgagaaaccctCTCACGACCCCTCTATCAGCCAATCAGAATACgagtatattattaaaaatcaagggAAGCAAAACATAGAATACGAG AATCTCAAAGTCCCGTACCGACACATTCTGACGTCATTACCGGTGATCTCACTATGTTTGTGTCATTTCGCCAGAAATTGGGTCATCATATTACTCCTGACCAACGAGCCGTATTATCTGAGTATGTTTGGGTTCAGCGTAGCCGAG AATGGGATCTACTCGTCCATCCCCCACGTGATGTTAGTACTGTGTACATTCACCAGTGGGTACATCGCGGACTATCTCCATCTGAATCCACAGTACTCCACCACGTTTATACGGAAGCTGCTGACGGGATTCG GCTTTATATCCCAGTCAGCGTGCTTCCTCCTTCTGACCTTCCTACAGACAGGGACCCCCGTACTAGTGGTACTGTCAATGGCCATGGGATTCTTTGGACTCTCTGTCTCAG GATGGCAGGTGAACTACTATGACCTGTCTAGTCGCTATGCCAACATCCTGGTCAGTATCTCGTCATGCTTCGCTGCTCTGGCCGGTGTGATCACCCCCATAGTCGCCGGCGAGTTCCTGTCCCCGAAC AATATAACGGGTTGGAATGGGACGTTCTACATTACTAGTGCCATAGTGCTGTTTTCCGCATTGGTTTTTGTATTGTTTGGTTCAG GGGAAGAGCAACCATGGGCAAATCCGCCAGAAAATATTGTGCTGATACAAAAAGTTGATCCTCTTGCTAGAAAGCCATACACAGTTGAAAATAGCCAGAAAAAACCAAATGAACCTAAAAAGGATAAAATTTCCCTGGATCCCACACCCGAACAGATTAACAAAGTAGTCCACAGAATGTCAACAGCTGCAAATAAagattga